A stretch of DNA from Variovorax paradoxus:
CGAAGACGTCAAGAAGCTGGCTGGCGAGATCCTCGGCATGCAGCTCAAGACGCACCAGACCGGCCCTGAAGGCCAGAAGGTCCGCCGCCTCTACATCGAAGACGGCGCCGACATCAACAAGGAATACTACATTTCGGCCGTGACCGACCGCGCGACGCAAAAGATCGCGTTCATCGCGTCGAGCGAAGGCGGCATGGACATCGAGGAAGTGGCCCATTCCACCCCCGAAAAGATCATCACGGTCTACGCCGACCCCAAGGACGGCCTGACCGACGCGCAAGCCAAGGAAATCGCCGACGGCATCGGCATGCCGGCCGATTCGACCGCGCAGACGGTCGACATCCTGAAGAAGCTCTACACCTGCTACATGGAGACGGACGCCTCGCTGGTCGAGATCAACCCGCTCAACCGTGACAGCAAGGGCAACGTCGTCGCACTGGACGCCAAGTTCAACTTCGACAGCAACGCGCTGTTCCGCCACCCCGAAATCGTGGCCCTGCGCGACCTGGACGAAGAAGACGCGGCCGAAGTCGAAGCCTCGAAGTTCGACCTCGCCTACATCTCGCTGGATGGCAACATCGGCTGCCTGGTGAACGGTGCCGGCCTGGCCATGGCCACCATGGACACCATCAAGCTGTTCGGCGGCGAGCCGGCCAACTTCCTGGACGTGGGCGGCGGTGCCACCCCCGAGAAGGTCACGGAAGCCTTCAAGATCATGCTGAAGAACAAGAATGTGGAAGCGATCTTGGTCAACATCTTCGGCGGCATCATGAAGTGCGACACCATCGCCACCGGCGTGATCGCAGCCTGCAAGGCCGTGAACCTGCAAGTGCCGCTGGTCGTGCGCATGAAGGGCACCAACGAAGTCGAAGGCAAGAAGCTGCTGGCCGAGTCGGGCCTGCCGATCATCAGCGCCGACACCATGGCGGACGCGGCCCAGAAGGTCGTCGCAGCAGTGAAAAAGGCCTAAGGAAAAAGTCATGTCGATCTACATCAACAAAGACACCAAAGTCATCACGCAAGGCATCACCGGCAAGACCGGTCAGTTCCACACCGAGAAGTGCCAGGAATACGCGAACGGCAAGAACGCCTTCGTGGCCGGCGTGAACCCGAAGAAGGCCGGCGAGTCGATCTTCAACATCCCGATCTTCGGTTCGGTGAAGGAAGCCGCCACGCAGACCGGCGCCACCGTGTCGGTGATCTACGTGCCGCCGGCAGGCGCCGCAGCCGCCATCTGGGAAGCCGTCGAAGCCGACCTGGACATGGCGATCTGCATCACCGAAGGCATCCCGGTTCGGGACATGCTCGAAGTGCGCAACCGCATGAAGGCCAAGGAAGCGGCCGGTGGCAAGAAGACCTTGCTGCTGGGCCCGAACTGCCCCGGCCTGATCACGCCCGACGAAATCAAGATCGGCATCATGCCCGGCCACATCCACCGCAAGGGCCGCATCGGCGTGGTCTCGCGCTCGGGCACGCTGACGTACGAAGCCGTGGCTCAACTGACGGAAATCGGCCTGGGCCAATCGTCGGCAGTCGGCATCGGCGGCGACCCGATCAACGGCCTGAAGCACATCGACGTGATGCAAGCCTTCAACGACGATCCCGAAACCGACGCCGTCATCATGATCGGTGAAATCGGCGGCCCCGACGAAGCTGACGCAGCCCGCTGGTGCAAGGACAACATGAAGAAGCCGGTCGTCGGTTTCATCGCCGGTGTCACCGCCCCTCCCGGCAAGCGCATGGGCCACGCCGGCGCGCTGATCTCGGGCGGTGCCGACACGGCCGAAGCCAAGCTCGCCATCATGGAAGAGTGCGGCTTCACCGTGACGCGCAACTTCTCGGAGCTGGCAAAGCTGCTCAAGGGCAAGCTCTAAAAAGCACTCGTACCGCAGGCGGCATTCCCGCCGCTCGCATTACCACGCAGAAATGAAAAAGCGCCCGCATTGAGTTGCGGGCGCTTTTTTAACTACAACACAGTGGAATCAGAGACATGGAACTTCTTCAAAGCACGGACTTCTGGATCGGCCTGATCAAGATCGTCTGGATCAACATCATCCTGTCGGGCGACAACGCCGTCGTGATTGCCATGGCGGCGCGATCGCTGCCGCCCGCGCAACAGAAAAAAGCCGTGCTGTTCGGCTCGGGCGCGGCCGTGGTGCTGCGCATCGTGCTGACGGTGGTGGCGGCCAAGCTGCTGGCGCTGCCTTACCTGCAGATCATCGGCGGCCTGCTGCTGCTGTGGATCGGCCTGCAGCTCTTGAGCGAGGAAGATGACGGCGAAGGCGAGTCCAAGGAGTACGGCAGCATGTTCGTGGCCGTCCGGACCATCCTGCTGGCCGACCTGGTGATGAGCCTGGACAACGTGATCGCCGTGGCGGCCGCCGCGCAAGGCAGCATGGTGCTGCTGGTGTTGGGTTTGGCCATCAGCATCCCCTTGGTGATTTTCGGCAGCACGCTCATGATCAAGCTCATGGAACGCTTCCCGATCATCGTCATGCTGGGCGCCGCGCTGATCGGCTGGGTCGGCGGCGAGACCATCGTGAGCGACGTGTCGCTGCACGACATGCTGGCAGCCAACCCCTGGATGCACTACGCGGGCGCAATCGCCGGCGTGGTGATCGTCGTGGCCCTGGGCCGCTTTCTGCAACGGCGCGCACGCGCTGCTGCGCACTGAACTTCAAAAAAAGCGAGCGCTGACAAACGATGGCAGGTGTTGGCGTTTCCCTTTTCTCCAGTCGACCGGCCCTGAGCTGGGAGTTTGCGGCACTGACCGATGTCGGGCGCCTGCGCGCCCACAACGAAGACGCGGTGCATGTCGATCCCGCCCTCGGCCTGGCGCTGCTGGCCGACGGCATGGGCGGCTACAAGGGCGGCGAGGTGGCCAGTGCCATGGCCATTTCGCTGATGCACGCGAGCTTCGGCCGCTGGTTCGCCCAGGCCGGCATGCAGGCGCCCGCCCGCGTGGTCCGGCGTGCGCTGCAGGCGGCCACCGACGAGGCCAACGGCGCCATCCTCCAGGCCGGCATCACCCACGAAGAGCTGCGGGGCATGGGCACGACCCTGGTGCTGGCGGCGTTTCGTCCGCAGCGCGTGGTGGTCGGCCACATCGGCGATTCGCGCTGCTACCGCCTGCGCAACAACAAGCTGGAGCAGCTCACGCGCGACCATTCGCTGCGCCAGCAGCAGCTCGACGCCGGGGCCATTACCCCGGAAGAGGCCCTGAACTCCCCCACCCGCAACCTCGTGACGCGCGCTGTGGGGGTGGAAGCCCAGGTCTTGCTGGAGATGCACGAGCACAGCGCCAGGCCGGGCGACCTGTACATGCTGTGCTCCGACGGACTCAGCGAGATGGTGCCGGATGCGCAGCTTTTCACGCTTTTGACTCGCGATCTCGGCCTCAAGGAGATGGCTTCACTTTTGGTTGCAATTTCAAACGACAATGGCGGACGGGATAACATTTCAGTTGTTCTGGCCAAGGCGGGCGTTAGCGAAGCGACCCGCGGGGCCATGTAGCAGCCAACCCAGGCGGCGGACCGTTTGCGCCGCCTGAGGGTGCTGGATCTTTGCAAACGGGGAGTAATCGGCCATGCCGAAGATGATCATTTCGGTCGATGGCGTCGTCATCGGCCAAGTGGCGCTCGCCAAGAATCGCACGACGTTGGGCCGGCGCGCCTACAACGACATCGTGATCGACAATCTTGCCGTCAGCGGCGAGCATGCCGTGCTGCACATGAGCGGCGGCGAAGTCGAAATTGAAGATCTCAACAGCACCAACGGCACCTACGTCAATGCGCTCGCCATCCAGAAGCAGGCGCTCCAGGACAACGACGTCATCGAGGTCGGTGGCTGTCGCATCCATTTCCGCTCGCACAGCAACCTCATGGCCGGCCCCGGCTCCGTGCGGGCCTCGCTCTCCGAGTATTCGACACCGATGCCGCTCTCGTCGGCGCCCACCGAATCGGGCGCGCTGGTCGAGCTGGGCGTGCCCATGCTGCGTGTGCTCTCGGGCACCAACGAAGGCCAGGACGTCCCGCTGCAGAAGGTGGTCACCACCATCGGCAAGCCCGGCGTGGCCGTGGCTGTCGTCACGCGTCGCCGACAAGGCTACGTGGCTGCCACCGTTGTGGGCAGCGTCACGCTCAACGGCGCGCCGCTGGGCGCCGAAGCCGTCGCGCTGCAGGAAGGTGACGTGCTCGAACTCGGCGGCGCCACGCGCATGCAGTTCGTCCGGATCTGAGTCGGCGGGGGCGCCCTTCTCCGCTCCCCGTTTTTTTGCCGTCAGGTCACCGTTGTCCAAGGCTGATCGGCCATGAGCGCATTGCGGCGGCACTGGCCGCGCATTGCCATCACGCTGCTGCCGGTGCTATTGGCGCTGCTCCACGCCACCGGCGCTTGGCGGCTGGGCGTGATCGAGCATCTGGACCACCTGATCTACGACGCCCGCCTGCGCGCCACCATGCCGGGCACGCCCGACACGCGCGTCGTGATCGTCGACGTCGACGACGCCAGCCTGGCGCGCGAAGGCCAGTGGCCCTGGCCGCGCGACAAGATCGCCAGCCTCACGAATGAATTGCTGGTTCGCCAGCGCGCGGCCGTGTTGGGCTTCGACGTGATGTTTCTCGAGCCCGACCGCAGCTCCGGCCTCGGGCGCCTGAAAGAGATCGCAGCCGGACCGCTGCGCGGTGTGCCGGGTCTCGCCGCCGAGATCGACCGGCTCGCACCGACCCTCGACCACGACGCGACCTTGGCCCAGGCCCTGCGCGGCCAGCGCGTGGCGCTCGGTTATTACTTCACGCGCACCGAACAGCCCAGCGCCAAGGGGCTGCTGCCCGCAACGCCGGTACTGCCGCCCGAGGCGTTTCCGCCCCACGCTTCCTTCGTCACGCTCTGGAACGGATTCGGGGCCAGCCTGCCGGTGCTGGCGAGTGCGGCGCCGGTCGCGGGGTTCCTCAACACCCTGGTCGGTGACGGTGGCGACGACGGCGTGATCCGCAGCGTGCCGCTCATCGCGCGCTACGAAGGCGAGCACGCGTCACCCGGGCACTACGAGTCGCTGGCGCTGGCGGTGTACCGGCTGGCGAACGGCTCGCCGCCGGTGCGGCCCGCGCTCGTGGCCGGCGACGGCGACTTTCCGCGCCTGCAGGCGCTGGTGCTCGGGTCGCTGCGCATCCCGGTCGACCAGAGTGCGAGCCTGCAGGTGCCGTTCCGCGGGCCGGGCGGTCCGCGTGCGGGGTCGTTCCGCTACGTGGCCGCCGCCGACGTGCTCGACGGCCGACTGGCGCCGGGCGAATTGAAGGGCAAGATCGTGCTGCTCGGCGCCACCGCACCCGGCCTGCAGGATTTGCGTGCCACCCCGGTCGGCGCGGCGTTCCCGGGCGTCGAAGTGCACGCCAACATCGTCTCCGGCTTGCTCGACAAGCGCCTGCTGGCCGTGCCCGACTACGCGCCGGGCTACGAGGTGCTGACCGTGCTGGCCGCGGGGCTGCTGCTCGCATTCGGGCTGTCGCTGCTGTCCGCGTCGCGCGCCGTGCTGCTCGGCGCGGGCGTGGTCGCCGCACTGGTCGGCCTCAACACCTGGCTCTACATCGGCCACAGCCTCGTGCTCCCGCTGGCGTCGGCGCTCGTCATGGCGGCGCTGGCCTTCGCGCTCAACATGAGCTGGGGCTACTTCGTCGAATCGCGCGCGCGGCGCGGGCTGGTGCGGCTCTTCGGCACCTATGTGCCGCCGCAGCTGGTCGACGAAATGCTCGTGCGCCCCGGCCGCTACAGCATGCGCGCCGAGAGCAAGGAAATGACCGTGATGTTCTGCGACATGCGCGACTTCACCCGGTTGTCCGAGCAGATGGCGCCGGCCGAACTGCAGGCCTTTCTGAACACCGTCTTCAGCCGGCTCACCGAGGTGATCAGCGCGCACCGCGGCACCGTCGACAAATACATGGGCGACTGCGTCATGGCCTTCTGGGGCGCGCCCATCGACACGCCCGACCACGCCGCGCTCGCCGTGCAGGCCGCGCTCGACATGGCCGCCGCCGTGCACGACATCAACCGTCAGCACCGCGCCAACGGCCGCCCCGAAATCAGCGCCGGCATCGGCCTCAACAGCGGCCTCATGAGCGTGGGCGACATGGGCTCCACTGCCCGCCGCAGCTACACCGTGGTCGGCGACGCGGTCAATCTCGCGGCACGGCTGGAGGGCCTGAGCGGCCACTACGGCGTCGAGATCGTGGCCAGCGGTGCCACCCGCGACGCGGCGCCCGGATTCGTCTGGCAGGAACTCGACAGCGTGCGCGTCAAGGGCAAGGCCCAGGCCGTCGCGATCTACACCCCGCTCGCGGTGCAGGTCGGCACCGACGCCGACGCCGACGCGCAGGACAGCACACGGCAGCAACTCGAGCGCTGGCGCGAGGTGCTCACCGCCTACCGACGCCAGGATTGGGCGCTGGGCCGAAACTTGCTGGCTCCCCTGCTCGCCGCGGATGCGAAAAAAGTCCTTTACCAGCTCTACGCCCAGCGTTTAGCCTCGATGGCGCTTCGCCCGCAAGACCCGGACTGGGACGGCGCCACCCGGTTCGACACCAAATGACGACAGACGCAACCAAGGGGTCTTCCACAATGCAGGTACGCGTGCTGGGTTGCTCGGGCGCCATCGCCAAGGACTGCCGCACCACCTCGTTCCTGGTCGATGCGGACCTGCTCGTGGACGCCGGCACGGGCGTCGGCGATCTCACCCTCGACGAGATGGCCGCCATCGACGACGTGGTGCTCACCCACTCGCACCTCGACCACATCGCCGCCCTGCCCCTGATGCTCGACGCCGTCGGCAGCCGCCGCACCCGGCCGCTGCGCGTGCATGCATTGGCCGCCACCATCGACGCGCTGCGGGCGCATGTGTTCAACAACGTCATCTGGCCGAATTTCGAACGCATTCCCAGCCCCGAATCGCCCTTCGTGAGCTTCCACGAGATCGCCGTCGGCCAATGCCTCGAACTGGGCAGCGACGCCCCCAAGCTCATCGAAGTGCTGCCGGCGGTTCACACCGTTCCCGCCTGCGGCTTCGCGATCCGCCGGGCCGAAGGCGGCGCCCACTGGGTCTTCAGCGGCGACACCGAACGCAACCCGCCCTTCTGGGAGCGCATCAACGCCATCGACGTCGCGATGCTCGTCATCGAGACGGCCTTCAGCTCCCGCGAGGAGGCCTTGGCCGAACGCAGCCTGCACCTGTCGCCGGTGGCGCTGGCGCACGAGCTGGCGCAGATCGATCCGGGCAAGCAATACCCGATCTACATCACCCACACCAAGCCGGCGGAGACCGAAGAAATCATGAGCCAGATCGAGATGCTGGCAGGGCGCGAGGTGGCAGGGTTGGCGCAGCGGGACATTCGCTGGCTCAAGGCAAACGGGGTGCTGACCTTCTGACCGGGCCCGGTTGGGCATGACAAATTTGTCGACACAATTGGCATCTGAGTGCGAGTTGTGTCACATCATGTAACCATCTTGTGACCAAAGACGGCCCTAGCGAGGGCTGCAGGGTGGTGAAGCCGGGTGGCACGGATGCTGCGGAAGTTACTCCGCTCCGGGCTGGTTCCCGGGCTCTACAAACCAACCTGGAGTTAATGAATGAACCGTCGTTCTATCGCACGCAATGTGCAAAAGGGTTTCACCCTGATCGAATTGATGATCGTTGTGGCGATCATTGGTATCTTGGCTGCTGTGGCGCTGCCGGCGTATCAGGACTACACGGTCCGTGCTAAGGTTTCTGAAATTGTGCTGGCGGCTTCGTCTTGCCGTACTACCGTCACAGAAGCTGTTCAATCGACTTCTGCAACTACCTTGACCGCTGCAATGTTCCCGTGCGACGGCGGCGCTGCTTCGGGCGTGACGGTGTCGAAGTATGTCAAGAGCATCGCAGTCGATGCTAATGGCAAGGTCACCGTGACCTCACAAGGCATCTCTCAATTGACTGCGGGATCTGCCGATGTCTTGACGCTTGTTCCGTTGACCGATGCGACCACCGCCCTGGCTGCAGCCAGTGGAGCGGGTAAGACAATCTTCGCTTGGAGGTGCGGTGCTTCGTCGGATCTGACGACCATCCCTCCGAAGTATCTCCCAGGCTCTTGCCGCGGGTAATTTTTTAAATCTAAAAAGCGCTCCCTTGGGAGCGCTTTTTTTTTGAAATCAAACATGCGGATGATGGCGTTCTTGGGGGGCATGCTGGCATTAAGCCTGCTAAACCCGGAGCATTTCATGCCTTGGCCAGCTTTCGGGAATGATTTTTTGGCCGGAATTGGATTCTTTCCTCTTGGGGGTTATGTTATATGGAAGTGCACTGGCGTTCCAAAAATTGCGTTACCCATATTTTTTCTTTCACTGACCCCTTTGTTGCAGATGGCAACTGGAAGAATTTTATTCCTTGGTGACGGTTGGATTGCGTGGGTGTATATCTCTGCCGCGTTTATTTCCGTGGTTTCGGCGGCCAATTTTTTGCGCGAGAGCAAGTTGCAAAATCCAATGCTGGAAGTTCAGCCGCTGATTTTGGCGTTGATCGCTGCCTCCATTCTTTTGGTGGGGATTTCATTGATCCAATGGCTTGATTTTGATTTTCTTTCCGAGTTTATTGCGAAGCCCCAAGCCAAGGGGCGGTATGGCGCAAATCTAGCGCAGCCGAATCAGCTCGCAATTGTTCTTTTGTTAGGCGTGGCAAGCACCTTATTTTTGTTTGAAAATAGGATGTTGAATGCATGTTCGGCGACGTTGTTGGCTGCATTTTTGATACTTGGCCTCGCAATGACGCAGTCACGAATGACTTTTATCGCGTTGTTTTTTTTGTGGGTATTGTTTTGGAGCCTTCGGCAACGAGCTTCGCTGCGTACGTCGGGGACATCAATTCTATTTTTAAGTGGATTTTTTGGTTTGATGATGTTCGCCTGGCCCTTGGTCAATGAGATCCTTTTATTGGGAGGGGCGCCTTCGTTGATTGGCCGATTGAGCAAAGACAGTCGCTTCGATATTTGGAAAAGCATGATTGACGCCGCTAGCCAATTACCATGGACCGGTTATGGTTGGGGGCAAATCCCTCTGGCCCAACAGGCAACGGCACTGGAGCATCCAGCAACATACGCATTTTTTGATTCGACCCACAACCTCGGGCTAGATATTGCCGTTTCAGCAGGGCTGCCTGTGGCGGTGATATTTTCTTTATGGGTAATGTTGTGGTTCAAAAAGCAAATTGCCAACTGTCGAGATCCTTTGTCATGGAGTGTCTTGCTGGCGGTAGGATTTGCTTTTTGTCATGCCATGGTTGAGTATCCACTAACGTATGCTTATATATTGCTGCCCATTTGCTTTTTCATGGGGGCATTAAGTCGAATTGATGTAATTAAGTTCGAAGTGAATGGAGAAAATCTACCCTCATTCCGATGGGGGATTGCTGGAGTCAGTGTACTTACATTGGTGGGTTTTGTTGTGGTTTCAAACGAATACATTCGATTTGAAAATGACTGGCGCCACACCCGGATGAAGATTTCCGGAATTTCCTCCGCTGAAGAAGGCTGGGAAGCTTATAGGCCAATTTTCTTGACTCAATTGCGGGATTATTCGGAGTTTGCGAGAACAGTACCCGAGCGGGGCATGACAGAAGAGAAAATTCTCTGGATGAGTGAAGTCGCAAAGCGCTTTGGTCAACCATCGGTGCTGACAAGGTACGCGATAGCGGCAGCGCTAAACGGAAAGCCGGAGGCGGCAGCGCATTCATTGGCATTGCTATGCAAGACCCAGGCGCCTCGTGTCTGTGTCAAAGTTTTGGAAAATTGGCGGACGATTTCTTCTGATCCGACTTACCCGGAGCTGAAATTGGTCGCACTTCCCGAATTAGGTTGAAGCGAACCAGGCCTACGCGGCCAACGACCTGCTCGCGCTGCTGGAACTGCAACCCCAGATCGAGCAGATCGACGCCAGCCATATCGCGAGCGCCAGTGCCGAGCGCTTGAGGCACTCCAACAAGGTGCTGGGCGAACAACTGGTGGAACTGAAGGCGGAGATCGAGGGCGTCGAGCTGCGGTTCTGCTACGACCACGGGCTCGAGCCCGGCCGCGCCGCCATCGACCCGCGCAAGCTGGGCCCGTTGCTCGAGAAGCACTGTCGGCAACTGCGCCTGGAACTGAGCCAGCAGCAGCACGAGTTGGGCATGCTGGCCGACACGGCAGCGACCAAGCGCTGGCTCAAGCAGCAGCGGCAGTTGCTGCACGATCCGGCTTACGGATTCGACCCGTTCTTTTAAGCGCGCGGACCGGCACTGCGCTTGCTTCGTCAGTTCGCGATGACTTCCCGCCACATGATCCGCGTGAGATTCGATGCGAGCGCCATAGAGCGCATCTTCACCGCATCGACAGCGATGTGTTGTCGAACACCACTTCCACTCGCAGCCGCGACTTGACTGCCCGGCCATCGACTTCACCGGGAGAAAACTCCGCGGCCATGAAGGACTCGCGTACGGCTTGCTCGAAAGTCGAGGGAAGTGTCGGCACCTCTGCATCGACGCGTTGAACCCGACCTTGCTCATCGATGAAGAGCAAAAGAATGCCCACAAGCCGGTCGGCCGCTAGTTCACCAAGCGGAGGCTCGAGCACGATGCTCGTCTTGGCAATGGGTGGTGTCGACAGTTGGCTGCGTGGAACGTAGTTGTCGACTTCAACCTCGCTTGTGACGGAGGCGGGCGGCGCAGTAGATGGCGTGCTTGCCGACAGTTCCTCCGTAAGGATCGGTTCACTCCCTGATGAATGAGGCGCTCCGGTCGTCAGAAGGACGGCATGGACTGGCAAAAGCGGGGGCAAGGAAGGATGGGCGCGGACCGTTCGCACTCGCATGGAGGCGACAGCACTTCCAACTGCACCGTTCGCGGCCTGCCTTGGGGCGACGGATGAGATGCATGTCGAAAGCGCAGCAACGTGAAGTGCCAGAGAGAGCACTGCACTCGCACAAAGTATGTATCGCATCTTTGCCTGGCCCGGCGCACGCCGGGCCGGGACCGCCTTTATCGCAGATCAGTCCACCAGCTCACGCCAGGAGGTCCGATGCACACTGCCAGAGCCTGAGGACGTTGCCACCGGCGGCGTTTCAACCACGTTGTCGCCATTGCTCTTCTGATAAATGATGCGGGCATTGCCGTTGCTGTCCTGCACCCACGTCATGCCCATGATCAATCCGTCAGTGCTCCAGAGACCACCGGCCGGGTTGGTGGTGACTACGCCGCCATTGGCCACGTTGAGGTAGTAGCGCCAGGCTGTGCCGCCCGATGCGCAGGCATCACCGTTCGGGATGGCGGTGGCAATCGACAGGGTGGTGTATTGCAGGCCTAGGTTGGTGTTCACGCGTTCGCGCGAATGCGGCAGATCAATCCACCATCCTCCCTTGGTCGACCAGTTGACCGCCGTGTTGGATACCGAAGCCGCAGTGGCCGTTGCCACGGGGCCGTTCAAGGTGAATGTCTGCCTGACGAAGTTCGCAGTATCGGCGCGCACGTCGCTCCATCCGTTGGCAGTCAGTGTGTCTCTCACCGCATAGATGCTTTGCTGCGTCGAATCCGCGATGTCGGTTGCGCCGAGGTAGCGGCCCGTCGCAACCACGACCACCGGTCGGCCTGAAATTTCAACGGTTTCCGGTTTGGTCGTGATGGGTTGGGGCGTCGAAGCGTCGATCTGGAACTTGGCGAGTCGCATCGCTGCCCGGTTGGGCGGCAGGAGCGCGTCAATATCGAAACGCCAGAGGTTGCCTTGCAGATCGCCGCCATAGAAGCGCTTGGCCGTGTTGTCGCTGGTGCTTTCGATCCAGGCGTTGATCTTTGCCAGGCCGCTCGGATCCGTGTTGCTGCCGTCGCTGGTGGCGATGTCCAGCAGCAGGGCGCCGGTATTGGCATTCAGCACGTAGAGGTGCCCCTTGCCGTCGGCGTTGTTGTAGCCAGAGGCGAAGGCAACGATCCACGTGCCGTCGCTGCGTTTGGCAATCACCGGATTGCCAAAGCTGAGGCCCAGGTTGGCGTCGGTGAACTCCCAAAGGGCTTTGGGATCGTTGGGGTCGGTGATGTCGAGTGCGTAGTAACCGCGTCCGCCGCTGTTGAGGCCGCCAACGACAATGGTCTTCCAGGTGGTTCCGACCTTGATGTCGCCCATGACCGGCGCGCCGTCCACGGAGTATTGGTGCTTCGAGCCATAGCTCGTGTCGGCCATCTTGTAGAGGTTGGGCATGACGGCGCTCGGAACATAGGCCCAGAGCTCGGTGCCGCCCGTGTCGTTGGTGGCGGCCGAGAAGGCGTGCAGCATGCCGTCGTTCGAGCCCACATACACCACGGGCGTACGCGTTGCCTTCGCCGTGACGAAATCGGCGTAGCCTGCGTCGGCATACCGGAACGGCGGCTTCCCGACATGGACCGGCGCGCCGTTGATGATGTCACCCAGCACATGATCACGTTTGCGATAGAGCGCGGCGATGTTGGTGTTGGAGGCATCGACGCTGGCCGATTCGTGGGTCCGTACGCCGCGCAGATAGTTGACCAGGTTGGCGCCGTTGTTGGCCACGGTCTTGTTGCTGGCTGACAGCTGCGAGCATTGCGCCGAGACGAGTGTCTGGCTGCAGAGATTGTCGAAGTAACCCTTTTGCGTGGCACTCAGATTTCCGTACTCGAAGCTCCGAAGGGCCGACCCATCGCTGAAGTAGATCCTGCGGGACGACGCGGTTGTCGCGTCGAGCTTGGCCTGCGCCGACCAAGTCGCGGTACTCGCAATGACGCCCGTCGAGCCGTTGATTGAAAAGGCTTGGAGGTCACCGGTCCACAACTGCGTGGTGTAGCTCGCTCGGAATACAAGGTTGTTGTCGCCGGCCACCAGTTGAAGCGAACTGGTCGAGGCGGTGGCGCCTGAGCCGGCAACCTGCTGCACCGATGTGACGACGCCGTTGATGGCCTCGCTCAGCGCGCGGGCATCGAGTGCCGAGTAGTACTGGCCCCGTCCATTGACGGCTGCGTGCCACAGGTCATCGACGTTGGTGGCGTTGCCACCCTCGCCATTGTTCAGGTCCGCGCCCTCCGGCACAGGCCAGGTCAAGGCGCCACTGATCAGGTCGGCGTAGGTGCCGGCGGTCTGGGTCAGGTAGTTCTTGTCGTAAGGCAGCGTGCCACTCACACCAAGGCCGATCGTGAACGAGTTCATGTGCTGCCATGCGGCCTTGTCGCTACCGACCGGACGCACGATGTTGCTGCAAACATCT
This window harbors:
- a CDS encoding pilin, which codes for MNRRSIARNVQKGFTLIELMIVVAIIGILAAVALPAYQDYTVRAKVSEIVLAASSCRTTVTEAVQSTSATTLTAAMFPCDGGAASGVTVSKYVKSIAVDANGKVTVTSQGISQLTAGSADVLTLVPLTDATTALAAASGAGKTIFAWRCGASSDLTTIPPKYLPGSCRG
- a CDS encoding pilus assembly protein encodes the protein MNSFTIGLGVSGTLPYDKNYLTQTAGTYADLISGALTWPVPEGADLNNGEGGNATNVDDLWHAAVNGRGQYYSALDARALSEAINGVVTSVQQVAGSGATASTSSLQLVAGDNNLVFRASYTTQLWTGDLQAFSINGSTGVIASTATWSAQAKLDATTASSRRIYFSDGSALRSFEYGNLSATQKGYFDNLCSQTLVSAQCSQLSASNKTVANNGANLVNYLRGVRTHESASVDASNTNIAALYRKRDHVLGDIINGAPVHVGKPPFRYADAGYADFVTAKATRTPVVYVGSNDGMLHAFSAATNDTGGTELWAYVPSAVMPNLYKMADTSYGSKHQYSVDGAPVMGDIKVGTTWKTIVVGGLNSGGRGYYALDITDPNDPKALWEFTDANLGLSFGNPVIAKRSDGTWIVAFASGYNNADGKGHLYVLNANTGALLLDIATSDGSNTDPSGLAKINAWIESTSDNTAKRFYGGDLQGNLWRFDIDALLPPNRAAMRLAKFQIDASTPQPITTKPETVEISGRPVVVVATGRYLGATDIADSTQQSIYAVRDTLTANGWSDVRADTANFVRQTFTLNGPVATATAASVSNTAVNWSTKGGWWIDLPHSRERVNTNLGLQYTTLSIATAIPNGDACASGGTAWRYYLNVANGGVVTTNPAGGLWSTDGLIMGMTWVQDSNGNARIIYQKSNGDNVVETPPVATSSGSGSVHRTSWRELVD
- a CDS encoding PglL family O-oligosaccharyltransferase is translated as MRMMAFLGGMLALSLLNPEHFMPWPAFGNDFLAGIGFFPLGGYVIWKCTGVPKIALPIFFLSLTPLLQMATGRILFLGDGWIAWVYISAAFISVVSAANFLRESKLQNPMLEVQPLILALIAASILLVGISLIQWLDFDFLSEFIAKPQAKGRYGANLAQPNQLAIVLLLGVASTLFLFENRMLNACSATLLAAFLILGLAMTQSRMTFIALFFLWVLFWSLRQRASLRTSGTSILFLSGFFGLMMFAWPLVNEILLLGGAPSLIGRLSKDSRFDIWKSMIDAASQLPWTGYGWGQIPLAQQATALEHPATYAFFDSTHNLGLDIAVSAGLPVAVIFSLWVMLWFKKQIANCRDPLSWSVLLAVGFAFCHAMVEYPLTYAYILLPICFFMGALSRIDVIKFEVNGENLPSFRWGIAGVSVLTLVGFVVVSNEYIRFENDWRHTRMKISGISSAEEGWEAYRPIFLTQLRDYSEFARTVPERGMTEEKILWMSEVAKRFGQPSVLTRYAIAAALNGKPEAAAHSLALLCKTQAPRVCVKVLENWRTISSDPTYPELKLVALPELG